A genomic region of Verrucomicrobiota bacterium contains the following coding sequences:
- a CDS encoding sugar porter family MFS transporter, whose amino-acid sequence MSHSKSSNSRLFVWALTSALAGFIFGFDTVVISGAEQSIQKLWGLGDELHGLVISAALWGTVLGALLGGIPTDLFGRKKTLIWVGALYFVSAIGSAIAPEAYTLMIARFIGGVGVGISTVAAPLYISEISPADKRGRLAGMFQFNIVFGILVAFLSNFLLGGLGENAWRWMLGIEAIPALIYSVMCFGIPESPRWLIGKLGKRAEGIEILKAIHPEYTENQLESKADEIQSASVVTKTSARFWTSRLKIPILLAFFIAFFNQLSGINAVLYFAPRIFEMTGLGEKAALLQSIGIGVTNLLFTFLGLYLIDRLGRRTLLYIGSIGYITSLGLCSWAFFSENYVIVPVCIFAFIASHAVGQGAVIWVFIGEIFPNQNRAHGQALGCSTHWVFAALLTLVFPKMVTMFSGGVVFLFFAFMMVLQLVWVKIAVPETKGVPLEEIEGRLGMS is encoded by the coding sequence ATCTTCCAATTCCCGCCTGTTTGTTTGGGCATTAACTTCTGCGCTGGCTGGGTTCATATTCGGATTTGATACGGTTGTAATATCGGGTGCCGAGCAAAGCATTCAAAAACTTTGGGGGTTGGGTGATGAGCTACATGGTCTTGTTATCAGTGCTGCACTATGGGGTACCGTGCTTGGTGCCTTGCTTGGTGGTATTCCAACAGACCTATTTGGTCGCAAAAAGACCCTGATCTGGGTGGGCGCGCTTTATTTCGTGTCAGCGATCGGATCAGCAATAGCACCAGAGGCATACACGCTTATGATTGCCCGTTTTATTGGTGGAGTTGGTGTCGGTATTTCCACAGTCGCCGCTCCTTTATATATTTCTGAGATCTCACCCGCTGATAAGCGGGGCCGTTTGGCAGGTATGTTTCAGTTCAATATCGTCTTCGGCATCTTGGTAGCATTTCTTTCAAATTTTCTGCTTGGAGGTTTGGGCGAAAATGCATGGCGCTGGATGCTTGGTATTGAGGCTATTCCTGCCCTGATTTATTCTGTGATGTGTTTTGGGATTCCCGAAAGCCCACGTTGGTTAATCGGAAAGCTTGGGAAGCGAGCTGAGGGTATTGAAATCTTGAAGGCTATCCACCCGGAATACACTGAAAACCAATTGGAGTCTAAAGCGGATGAAATTCAATCAGCCTCTGTTGTGACGAAAACTTCTGCTAGATTTTGGACCTCTCGCTTAAAGATTCCAATTCTTTTGGCTTTTTTCATCGCTTTCTTTAATCAGCTTTCCGGCATCAATGCGGTTTTGTATTTTGCTCCCAGGATTTTCGAAATGACAGGTCTGGGTGAAAAAGCTGCGCTGCTTCAATCCATTGGAATAGGAGTAACGAATCTTTTGTTTACCTTTTTAGGGCTTTATTTGATCGATCGACTTGGCCGGCGAACACTGCTATACATTGGTTCGATAGGTTACATAACCTCACTCGGACTTTGTTCTTGGGCATTTTTTTCCGAAAACTACGTAATTGTTCCGGTTTGCATTTTTGCATTCATCGCGTCGCATGCCGTAGGCCAGGGAGCTGTAATCTGGGTATTTATCGGCGAAATCTTTCCGAACCAAAACCGAGCTCATGGGCAAGCTTTGGGCTGTTCTACTCACTGGGTCTTTGCTGCCCTCTTAACCTTGGTTTTCCCAAAAATGGTAACGATGTTTTCTGGTGGTGTCGTATTTCTCTTTTTCGCCTTCATGATGGTCTTGCAGCTCGTTTGGGTAAAAATTGCCGTGCCTGAGACTAAGGGAGTACCTTTAGAGGAAATCGAAGGACGATTAGGTATGAGCTGA